The proteins below come from a single Branchiostoma floridae strain S238N-H82 chromosome 5, Bfl_VNyyK, whole genome shotgun sequence genomic window:
- the LOC118416935 gene encoding uncharacterized protein LOC118416935, with translation MAITSTIGFTILAVCHISILLQVQVNGDVRSTITALNRRIADLQVLRNEDSIPGQAKQKGLYPSMIRLNVHGPPGTSLARDVGLYDNNAFATLWIVTCLLESHTYGTAPAPDPNRLQLAVDAINTFHSKNLPGESAMDFWPQVYNKTSGVWVQSPENLLQALELGENDFPWNTIKKILLDFGLDKLWNDVASMHNLIKMTEHAYRIPPDFDDSSLNLGLGAQLLQLKDSFPLAYQSWASNNTDLQSLQNHLKSYAYRPLSKDNNANTIDPRTYYYMRPFLEKAAKTGDQVALVTTWLQNLAELRVMVDKGVLMPYNLNNVDVTVAANTLAGITEALLAGLVHPDKWFDQDVQRIYLNTTAMIAWAVTSEAIFTRPDLVMTYYPSLYNFLWYSSRTLFLLQSNQDKLQDYPDCVTDVQRLLTTTFRDHVTPKLLDRAQTDRRDEAFFDDFLGDGDKDAFGRPKIHGEDRIFSTAQAVNTLLATWTTFNRTSKKLVWIDETHSDVKTLVSQAVSWLEKNTLSGRYKTYNAFFSGSTKGLSSVPFLYPANFIQYLNGSAVPPTANVSVDVIAGVTGVIDPAEYQKMIDQPHFGYATPTKFEGFNGPETFFPFWSSEPYTYATVMLALAQYDNIA, from the exons ATGGCTATTACCTCTACCATAGGTTTCACGATATTGGCAGTTTGCCACATTTCAATACTTCTTCAGGTTCAAGTGAACGGAGACGTCCGATCAACTATCACTGCCCTGAATAGAAGGATTGCGGATCTACAGGTGTTACGCAATGAGGACTCCATACCTGGACAGGCTAAGCAGAAGGGACTATACCCTAGCATG ATACGGCTAAACGTCCATGGCCCGCCAGGCACGTCCCTCGCCCGAGATGTCGGTCTTTACGACAACAACGCGTTCGCCACGCTGTGGATCGTCACGTGTCTGCTGGAGAGTCACACCTACGGCACGGCACCTGCACCGGACCCCAACCGGCTGCAGCTGGCTGTGGACGCCATCAACACCTTCCACTCCAAAAACCTGCCC GGCGAGTCGGCCATGGACTTCTGGCCGCAGGTGTACAACAAGACGTCAGGTGTGTGGGTGCAGTCACCTGAGAACCTGCTGCAGGCACTGGAGCTGGGGGAAAACGATTTTCCATGGAACACCATTAAAAAGATCCTGTTGGACTTCGGTCTGGACAAGCTTTGGAATGACGTGGCATCGATGCATAATTTGAT TAAGATGACAGAGCATGCATACCGCATTCCGCCAGACTTCGACGACTCTTCCCTGAATCTGGGTCTTGGTGCCCAGTTGCTCCAACTCAAGGACAGTTTCCCTCTAGCCTACCAGTCCTGGGCGTCCAACAACACGGACCTACAGTCCCTCCAAAACCACCTGAAGTCctacgcgtaccgtccgctgtCGAAAGACAACAATGCCAACACGATCGACCCGAGAACGTACTACTACATGCGGCCGTTCTTAGAAAAGGCGGCAAAAACAGGAGACCAGGTCGCCTTGGTAACCACATGG CTACAAAACCTTGCCGAGTTGCGAGTGATGGTCGACAAGGGCGTGCTCATGCCGTACAACCTGAACAACGTGGACGTGACCGTGGCCGCCAACACCCTGGCCGGCATCACGGAGGCCCTGCTGGCCGGACTGGTACACCCCGATAAATGGTTTGACCAGGACGTGCAG AGAATCTACCTGAACACCACCGCCATGATTGCTTGGGCCGTGACGTCAGAGGCCATCTTTACCCGTCCTGACCTGGTGATGACGTACTACCCATCTCTCTACAACTTCCTGTGGTACTCCTCCCGGACCCTCTTCCTCCTGCAGTCCAACCAAGACAAGCTACAAGACTACCCTGATTGTGTCACTGATGTACAGCGGCTTCTTACTACGACTTTCAG AGATCATGTTACACCTAAGCTGTTGGACCGTGCCCAGACAGACCGCAGAGACGAGGCGTTTTTTGACGACTTCCTGGGAGATGGGGACAAGGACGCCTTTGGACGGCCAAAG ATCCACGGGGAAGACCGGATCTTCAGCACAGCACAGGCGGTAAACACACTTCTGGCAACCTGGACAACGTTTAATAGGACCTCAAAGAAATTGGTGTGGATAGACG AAACCCATTCAGACGTCAAGACTCTGGTGTCTCAAGCCGTGTCTTGGTTAGAGAAGAACACTCTGAGCGGCAGGTACAAGACGTACAACGCCTTCTTCTCTGGTTCTACCAAGGGATTATCC TCCGTGCCTTTCCTGTACCCGGCTAACTTCATACAGTACCTGAACGGTTCGGCTGTTCCACCCACTGCCAACGTCTCTGTTGACGTCATAGCGGGAGTCACCGGTGTTATCG ATCCTGCTGAATACCAGAAGATGATTGACCAGCCCCATTTCGGATACGCCACGCCTACTAAGTTTGAAGGGTTTAACGGCCCGGAAACATTCTTTCCTTTCTGGTCCTCGGAACCGTACACCTACGCCACCGTCATGTTGGCTCTTGCGCAGTACGACAATATAGCATGA
- the LOC118416934 gene encoding uncharacterized protein LOC118416934, whose amino-acid sequence MDNRSSVVLNLSAVCMTLLLLHGQVNGDIRSTIAALNRRIADLQVLHNEDFVPGRSWARQLGLYASEVRLNFHGPPEMSLLRDVGLYDNNAFATLWIVTCLLESHTYGTAPAPDPNRLQLAVDAINTFHSKNLPGEAAMDFWPQVYNKTSGVWVQSPENLLQVIQLSENDFPWNTIKTILLDLGLHDLWNDVVTMQELMKDVSNAYRIPPDFDDSSLNLGLGTQLLQLKDSFPLAYQSWASNNTDLQSLQNHLKSYAYRPLSKDNNANTIDPRTYYYMRPFLEKAAKTGDQIALVTTWIQNLAEAREMAMADKGVIMPFFLNNVDVTVAANTLAGITEALLAGMVKPTWFDQDLQRIYLNTTAMIAWAVTSETIFTRPDLVMTYYPSLYNFLWYSSRTLFLLQSNQDKLQDYPDCVKDVQQLLTTTFRYHVTHRLMSSAQTDKEKESFFDDFLGDGDKDILGKPKIHGEDRIFSTGQAVNTLLATWTTFNRTSKKLVWIRETHADVKTLVSQAVSWLEKNTLSGRYKTYNAFFSGSTKGLSSLPFLYPANFLQYVNGTALPPTTNLTRDALFIAGVTGVIDPAEYQKMVDQPHFGYATPTKFEGFNGPETLFPFWSSEPYTYATAMLALAQYDNIA is encoded by the exons ATGGACAACAGGTCTTCGGTAGTTTTGAACCTGTCAGCAGTTTGCATGACTCTGTTGCTTCTTCATGGTCAAGTGAACGGAGACATCCGATCCACGATCGCTGCCTTGAATAGAAGGATTGCGGATCTACAGGTGTTGCACAATGAGGACTTCGTACCTGGCCGGTCATGGGCACGGCAGTTGGGACTATACGCCAGCGAG GTTCGGCTGAACTTCCACGGCCCACCAGAGATGTCCCTCCTGCGAGACGTCGGTCTGTACGACAACAACGCGTTCGCCACGCTGTGGATCGTCACGTGTCTGCTGGAGAGTCACACCTACGGCACGGCACCTGCACCGGACCCCAACCGGCTGCAGCTGGCTGTGGACGCCATCAACACCTTCCACTCCAAAAACCTGCCC GGTGAAGCGGCGATGGACTTCTGGCCGCAGGTGTATAACAAGACGTCAGGTGTGTGGGTGCAGTCACCTGAAAACCTGCTGCAGGTGATACAGCTGAGTGAAAACGACTTTCCATGGAACACCATAAAGACCATCCTTTTGGACCTCGGTCTGCATGACTTGTGGAATGACGTGGTGACAATGCAAGAGTTGAT GAAGGATGTGTCAAACGCGTACAGAATTCCCCCCGACTTCGATGACTCTTCCCTGAATCTGGGTCTtggtacccagttgctccaacTCAAGGACAGTTTCCCTCTAGCCTATCAGTCCTGGGCGTCCAACAACACGGACCTACAGTCCCTCCAAAACCACCTGAAGTCATACGCCTACCGTCCACTGTCGAAAGACAACAATGCTAACACAATCGACCCGAGAACGTACTACTACATGCGGCCGTTCTTAGAAAAGGCGGCAAAGACAGGAGACCAGATCGCCTTGGTAACCACATGG ATTCAAAATCTCGCAGAAGCTCGCGAGATGGCCATGGCTGACAAGGGCGTCATCATGCCCTTCTTCCTGAACAACGTGGACGTGACCGTGGCCGCCAACACTCTGGCCGGCATCACGGAAGCTCTGCTGGCCGGCATGGTGAAACCTACGTGGTTTGACCAGGACCTACAG AGAATCTATCTGAACACCACCGCCATGATTGCTTGggccgtgacgtcagagacCATCTTTACCCGTCCTGACCTGGTGATGACGTACTACCCATCTCTCTACAACTTCCTGTGGTACTCCTCCCGGACCCTCTTCCTCCTGCAGTCCAACCAAGACAAGCTACAAGACTACCCTGATTGTGTCAAAGATGTACAACAGCTTCTTACTACGACATTCAG GTACCACGTCACACATAGACTAATGAGTAGTGCCCAGACAGACAAGGAAAAGGAAAGTTTCTTCGACGATTTCTTAGGAGACGGGGACAAGGACATCCTTGGAAAGCCAAAG ATCCACGGGGAAGACCGAATCTTCAGCACAGGACAGGCGGTGAACACTCTACTGGCAACCTGGACAACATTCAATAGGACATCGAAAAAACTTGTGTGGATAAGGG AAACCCACGCAGACGTCAAGACTCTCGTGTCTCAAGCCGTGTCTTGGTTAGAGAAGAACACGCTGAGCGGCAGGTACAAGACGTACAACGCCTTCTTCTCTGGGTCTACCAAGGGATTATCC TCACTGCCTTTCCTGTATCCGGCCAACTTTCTACAGTATGTGAACGGTACGGCACTGCCGCCTACAACTAACCTCACTCGTGACGCTCTGTTCATCGCAGGAGTCACGGGCGTCATCG ATCCTGCTGAATACCAGAAGATGGTTGACCAGCCCCATTTTGGATACGCCACGCCTACTAAGTTTGAAGGGTTTAACGGCCCGGAAACTCTGTTCCCTTTCTGGTCCTCGGAACCGTACACCTACGCCACCGCCATGTTGGCCTTAGCGCAGTACGACAATATAGCATGA